A region of the Pseudomonadota bacterium genome:
CCGCGAGCTCGAGCATATCGTTCAACGCTGCACCACCCTGGCCCGCAGCTCCCTGATCAAGCTCGAAGATCTGCCGACCGAAATTCGTTTTCCCGAAAAAAGCAACCGCAACACCCTGGAAGCGCGACTCTTCGCCCTGGAACACCGGCTCTTGCTCGAAGCCCTGGAAAACGCCGACTGGGTTCAGACCCGGGCCGCCGACGCCCTGGGTTTAAGCGAGCGGGTTCTGCGTTATAAAATCGGCAAACATAAAATCAGACGCTCCTGATGCAAGCAGCGCTCACACCTGGGAAATCTGATAAACGGAAAATCCGGAAAATCCGGGGCACGATCCCGATTTCCTGCGGCAATCAGGTCATGTCCCCGAATTTTCCGCCCGAGTTTCGGGGTGGACCGAATAATTACGTTTTTACTTGACTAAAACAGTAATAATAGCTATCTTCAGCCGCGAATCTATCAAAATATAACACTATCCATATAATTTCATAAAAAAAGACGAAAACCCGTGCGCCGACTTTCAATTCGACCTCTCCCGAGGATATTGTCCCGGCTCTTACTTTTTTTGCCGTTACTGCTTAACCTGTTCTGGGGCGACCCTCTTCGGGCTGAAACCCGGTCTTTTACCGACAGCATCACCGGCGCTGAGTTGCTGGAACTGATTGAAAAAGGCGAGGCGCCGCTGATTCTGGATGTCAGAACGGCGCGGGAATATAAAAGAGGGCGCATCCCAGGGGCCATCAACCTTCACTACCGGGAAGATTTCAGCCTGGCGCTGAAGCTGCTCGGCGACCGCCAAAAGCCGCTGATTATCT
Encoded here:
- a CDS encoding rhodanese-like domain-containing protein; this translates as MRRLSIRPLPRILSRLLLFLPLLLNLFWGDPLRAETRSFTDSITGAELLELIEKGEAPLILDVRTAREYKRGRIPGAINLHYREDFSLALKLLGDRQKPLIIYCAYGPRAAWARRKLESLGFTNVITLTGHMAKWERERRPLER